A DNA window from Sphingomonas profundi contains the following coding sequences:
- a CDS encoding DUF448 domain-containing protein translates to MVHDDRADGVTAPPAEDADGGPGQGKHVRGKHVPERKCVLSGEVSPRAGLIRLALGPDGTIAPDVRAKAGGRGAWIGVDRPALEVAIAKGKLKGGLARAFKNGAFTIPADLPDQIEAALRRATLDRLGLEARAGTLLTGSDKIADAARKGAVALLLHAADASADGNRKLDQALRVGRGDEGGSSRGLVIPADRAILSMALGRENVVHIALIAPAAAARVTDALGRWRGFIGRDDGVDPCDMDSQGPTAHRNESEGFVSE, encoded by the coding sequence ATGGTCCACGATGATCGCGCCGACGGCGTAACCGCCCCACCCGCCGAGGACGCAGATGGCGGCCCAGGCCAGGGAAAGCATGTGCGGGGGAAGCATGTGCCCGAGCGCAAATGCGTGCTCTCGGGAGAGGTGAGCCCACGCGCCGGCCTGATCCGCCTGGCGCTGGGGCCGGACGGCACCATCGCGCCGGACGTGCGGGCAAAAGCCGGCGGGCGCGGCGCGTGGATCGGCGTCGATCGGCCGGCGCTGGAAGTCGCGATCGCCAAGGGCAAGCTGAAGGGCGGGCTGGCGCGCGCGTTCAAGAATGGCGCCTTCACGATCCCCGCCGACTTGCCCGACCAGATCGAGGCGGCACTGCGCCGCGCCACGCTGGACCGGCTGGGGCTGGAGGCGCGGGCCGGTACGCTGCTGACCGGATCGGACAAGATCGCCGATGCGGCGCGCAAGGGCGCGGTGGCGCTGCTGCTGCACGCCGCCGACGCTTCCGCCGACGGCAATCGCAAGCTGGATCAGGCGCTGCGCGTGGGCCGCGGCGACGAGGGCGGCAGCAGCCGGGGACTCGTAATCCCCGCCGATCGCGCCATATTGTCGATGGCGCTGGGCCGCGAAAACGTGGTACATATCGCGCTGATCGCGCCGGCTGCCGCCGCGCGGGTCACCGATGCGCTTGGCCGCTGGCGTGGCTTTATTGGACGAGATGACGGCGTCGATCCTTGCGACATGGATTCGCAAGGGCCAACGGCGCACCGGAATGAGAGCGAAGGGTTCGTTTCTGAATGA
- a CDS encoding GNAT family N-acetyltransferase, which yields MKTEADAARLLARLADDHVHLEPLDESHRDPLRAACAADPAIWDIYYISYRGDTFDPAFDALLEGTDRKVFAAFAGGVLVGMTGYLHIAPEHRAVEIGNTYLAPDARGSGVNARFKRLLLAHAFACGFHRVEFRVDTRNARSQAALTKLGAVREGVLRDHLVTWNGHVRSSAIFSILASEWRGA from the coding sequence ATGAAGACTGAGGCGGATGCGGCCCGGCTGCTCGCCCGGCTGGCCGACGATCATGTCCACCTGGAGCCGCTGGACGAGAGCCACCGCGATCCGCTGCGCGCGGCGTGCGCGGCCGATCCGGCCATCTGGGACATCTATTATATCAGCTATCGCGGCGACACCTTCGATCCCGCCTTCGATGCGCTGCTGGAAGGCACGGACCGCAAGGTGTTCGCCGCCTTCGCCGGCGGCGTGCTGGTGGGCATGACCGGCTACCTCCACATCGCGCCGGAGCATCGCGCGGTGGAGATCGGCAACACCTATCTCGCGCCGGATGCGCGCGGCAGCGGCGTGAACGCGCGCTTCAAGCGCCTGCTGCTCGCCCACGCCTTCGCCTGCGGCTTCCACCGCGTCGAGTTCCGCGTGGACACCCGCAATGCCCGCAGCCAGGCGGCGCTGACGAAGCTGGGCGCGGTGCGGGAGGGCGTGCTGCGCGACCATCTGGTGACGTGGAACGGCCATGTCCGATCGAGCGCGATCTTCTCGATCCTCGCGAGCGAGTGGCGGGGCGCCTGA
- a CDS encoding tautomerase family protein: MPFVDIRLAGPATREQKSGIVADVTRSLVERLGKAPGAVQVNITELSTENYGAGGILIADRPAPPAREDARADGPR, encoded by the coding sequence ATGCCGTTCGTCGACATCCGCCTGGCCGGCCCGGCCACGCGCGAGCAGAAATCGGGCATCGTCGCCGACGTCACGCGCTCGCTGGTGGAGCGGCTGGGCAAGGCGCCCGGCGCGGTGCAGGTGAACATCACCGAGCTGTCGACCGAGAATTACGGCGCCGGCGGCATCCTGATCGCCGACCGCCCCGCCCCTCCCGCGCGGGAGGACGCTCGCGCGGATGGTCCACGATGA
- the truB gene encoding tRNA pseudouridine(55) synthase TruB: protein MLHGWIVIDKPVGPGSTQIVSAVKRALRSGGYPKMKVGHGGTLDPLASGVLPVALGEATKLCGRMLDADKGYDFTIAFGAQTDTLDREGPVVATSDVRPTLAEIAAVLPRFTGPIEQVPPIYSALKVDGRRAYDRARAGEDVEMKTRAVKIHALSVSSPPSPFPERSRGALLRDEAEEPTPGLGAGRNGVSTSPEISSDRLDSITLTTRVSKGTYIRSLARDIAIAAGTVGHVAMLRRTKAGPFGLEKAISLDMLAEMGHARGLEDILLPLTAGLDDIPALPVTPDQARALREGRRLIGAAAASGAASGLHMAIDGQGPVALVEVSGLEIRVVRGFNL, encoded by the coding sequence ATGCTCCACGGCTGGATCGTCATCGACAAGCCGGTCGGCCCCGGCTCCACGCAGATCGTCTCGGCGGTGAAGCGCGCTTTGCGTAGCGGCGGCTATCCGAAGATGAAGGTCGGGCATGGCGGCACGCTGGATCCGCTCGCCAGCGGCGTGCTGCCGGTGGCGCTCGGCGAGGCGACCAAGCTGTGCGGGCGCATGCTCGACGCCGACAAGGGCTACGACTTCACGATCGCGTTCGGCGCACAGACCGACACGCTGGACCGCGAGGGACCGGTGGTGGCCACGTCCGACGTGCGCCCGACGCTGGCGGAGATCGCGGCGGTGCTGCCGCGCTTCACCGGCCCGATCGAGCAGGTGCCGCCGATCTACTCCGCGCTGAAGGTAGACGGCCGGCGCGCCTATGACCGCGCCCGGGCCGGCGAGGATGTCGAGATGAAGACGCGGGCGGTGAAGATCCACGCGCTGTCCGTCTCCTCCCCCCCGTCCCCTTTCCCCGAGCGAAGTCGAGGGGCGCTCCTCCGGGACGAAGCCGAGGAGCCGACGCCCGGTCTCGGCGCAGGGCGCAACGGAGTCTCGACCTCGCCCGAGATATCGAGCGATCGACTGGACTCCATCACCCTCACCACCCGCGTCTCCAAGGGCACCTATATTCGCAGCCTGGCGCGCGACATCGCGATCGCCGCCGGCACGGTCGGCCATGTCGCCATGCTCAGGCGGACGAAGGCGGGGCCGTTCGGGCTGGAAAAGGCGATATCGCTGGACATGCTGGCCGAAATGGGCCATGCGCGCGGCCTTGAAGATATCCTCTTGCCGCTGACGGCGGGGCTGGACGACATCCCGGCCCTACCCGTCACCCCCGATCAGGCAAGGGCGCTCCGCGAGGGGCGAAGGCTGATCGGGGCAGCCGCAGCGTCTGGCGCAGCATCGGGGCTCCACATGGCGATCGACGGACAGGGTCCGGTCGCGCTCGTGGAGGTTTCCGGGCTGGAGATCCGGGTGGTGCGCGGCTTCAACCTGTAA
- the infB gene encoding translation initiation factor IF-2, with amino-acid sequence MSDNDKPKLGMRAPLGLKRTVETGKVKQSFSHGRSNTVIVETKRRRVLTKPGEGEAVVQDAPASPVSAPAPAAAAPAPTVAAAPRPAPAPVAPPRPAPPARPAQPARALTPLERREQQERLLREAEEARMAALEEARRRSDRERVEAAEEERRRAEERARAEEEALNAPAPAPSAAPAPAAPPAPPVAVEAPVAEAAPAAAEAAAAPTSEAPAEAARTTIPPPRRFTPVISPKRPEPPARPARGKGVDDRRQSGKLTVTRALETEGDGARARSLAALKRSREKDKRAHQAGGPSAKQVRDVVVPETITVGELANRMAERGADLVKALFKMGMPVTVNQSIDQDTAELLVTEFGHNLKRVSDADVEIDVAGDVDADETLLTRPPVVTIMGHVDHGKTSLLDALRGTDVASGEAGGITQHIGAYQVTVADGSRITFLDTPGHEAFSEMRARGANVTDIVVIVVAGDDGMRPQTIEAISHTKAAGVPMIVAINKMDKPGSNAQKVREALLQYDVQVESMGGDVQEVEVSALKKTGLDELIEKIQLQAELLELRANPDRSAEGTVIEAKLDKGRGPVATILVGRGTLRVGDIFVVGAESGKVRALVDDKGKQVKEAGPSVPVEVLGLSGVPSAGDPLSVVENEARAREVAAYRAGLIQTKRTTSAPASLESMFSALKEKQAIEYPLVVKADTQGSVEAIVGSLNKISTDDIRARILHFGVGGITESDVTLAAASRAPIIGFNVRANAKAREFATRDGVALKYYDVIYDLLDEIRAGMAGTLGPEYLEHVVGRAEIREVFSAGKHGKAAGLLVVEGYIRQKLRARVLRDDVIIYNGSIASLRRFKDDVPEVRAGLECGITIEGSTDIKPGDIVETFEVEERERTL; translated from the coding sequence ATGAGCGATAACGACAAGCCGAAACTGGGTATGCGCGCGCCGCTGGGCCTGAAGCGCACGGTGGAGACCGGCAAGGTGAAGCAGAGCTTCAGCCACGGCCGCTCGAACACCGTGATCGTGGAGACCAAGCGCCGCCGCGTGCTGACCAAGCCCGGCGAGGGCGAGGCGGTCGTTCAGGACGCGCCCGCCAGCCCGGTCTCCGCGCCGGCACCCGCCGCCGCGGCGCCTGCGCCAACCGTCGCCGCCGCTCCGCGCCCCGCACCCGCGCCCGTCGCGCCGCCGCGCCCGGCCCCGCCCGCCCGCCCGGCCCAGCCGGCGCGCGCGCTGACGCCGCTGGAACGGCGCGAGCAGCAGGAGCGCCTGCTGCGCGAGGCCGAGGAGGCGCGCATGGCCGCGCTGGAGGAAGCGCGCCGCCGCTCCGATCGCGAGCGCGTGGAGGCTGCGGAGGAGGAGCGTCGCCGCGCCGAGGAACGCGCCCGTGCCGAGGAGGAGGCGCTCAACGCCCCCGCCCCCGCCCCGTCGGCGGCACCCGCCCCGGCGGCACCGCCCGCGCCGCCCGTAGCCGTCGAGGCGCCCGTCGCCGAGGCCGCGCCGGCCGCCGCCGAGGCCGCCGCCGCACCCACCAGCGAGGCGCCGGCCGAGGCGGCCCGCACAACCATCCCGCCGCCGCGCCGCTTCACGCCCGTGATCTCGCCCAAGCGGCCGGAGCCGCCGGCGCGCCCGGCGCGCGGCAAGGGGGTCGACGATCGCCGCCAGTCCGGCAAGCTCACCGTCACCCGCGCCCTCGAGACCGAGGGCGATGGCGCCCGCGCCCGCTCGCTCGCCGCGCTGAAGCGCAGCCGCGAGAAGGACAAGCGCGCCCACCAGGCGGGCGGCCCTTCCGCCAAGCAGGTGCGCGACGTGGTGGTGCCGGAGACGATCACCGTCGGCGAGCTCGCCAACCGCATGGCCGAGCGCGGCGCTGATCTGGTGAAGGCGCTGTTCAAGATGGGCATGCCCGTCACCGTCAACCAGTCGATCGATCAGGATACGGCTGAGCTGCTCGTCACCGAGTTCGGCCACAATCTGAAGCGCGTGTCCGACGCCGACGTCGAGATCGACGTGGCGGGCGACGTGGACGCCGACGAGACGCTGCTCACGCGTCCGCCCGTCGTCACGATCATGGGCCATGTCGATCACGGCAAGACCAGCCTGCTGGACGCGCTGCGCGGCACCGACGTCGCGTCGGGCGAGGCCGGCGGCATCACCCAGCATATCGGCGCCTATCAGGTGACGGTGGCGGACGGATCGAGGATCACCTTCCTCGACACGCCGGGCCACGAGGCGTTCAGCGAGATGCGCGCGCGCGGCGCCAACGTGACCGACATCGTCGTGATCGTGGTGGCCGGCGACGACGGTATGCGTCCGCAGACCATCGAGGCGATCAGCCACACCAAGGCGGCGGGCGTGCCGATGATCGTGGCGATCAACAAGATGGATAAGCCGGGCAGCAACGCGCAGAAGGTGCGCGAGGCGCTGCTGCAATATGACGTCCAGGTGGAGAGCATGGGCGGTGACGTGCAGGAGGTCGAGGTCTCCGCGCTCAAGAAGACCGGCCTCGACGAGCTGATCGAGAAGATCCAGCTCCAGGCCGAGCTGCTGGAGCTGCGCGCCAACCCCGATCGCTCCGCCGAGGGCACCGTGATCGAGGCCAAGCTGGACAAGGGACGCGGCCCGGTCGCCACGATCCTCGTCGGCCGCGGCACGCTGCGCGTGGGCGACATCTTCGTCGTCGGCGCCGAGAGCGGCAAGGTGCGCGCGCTGGTCGACGACAAGGGCAAGCAGGTGAAGGAGGCCGGCCCGTCGGTGCCGGTCGAGGTGCTCGGCCTGTCGGGCGTGCCGTCGGCGGGCGATCCGCTGTCGGTGGTGGAGAATGAGGCGCGCGCTCGCGAGGTCGCGGCCTATCGCGCCGGCCTGATCCAGACGAAGCGCACCACCTCCGCTCCCGCGAGCCTGGAGTCGATGTTCTCGGCGCTGAAGGAGAAGCAGGCGATCGAGTATCCGCTGGTCGTGAAGGCGGACACGCAGGGCTCGGTCGAGGCGATCGTCGGCTCGCTGAACAAGATCAGCACGGACGATATCCGCGCGCGCATCCTGCACTTCGGCGTCGGCGGCATCACCGAGAGCGACGTGACGCTGGCAGCGGCCAGCCGCGCGCCGATCATCGGCTTCAACGTGCGCGCCAACGCAAAGGCGCGCGAGTTCGCCACGCGGGACGGTGTCGCGCTCAAATATTACGACGTGATCTACGATCTGCTGGACGAGATCCGCGCCGGCATGGCCGGCACGCTCGGCCCGGAATATCTGGAGCATGTCGTTGGCCGCGCCGAGATCCGCGAGGTGTTCTCGGCCGGCAAGCACGGGAAGGCGGCGGGCCTGCTGGTGGTGGAAGGCTATATCCGCCAGAAGCTGCGCGCCCGCGTGCTGCGCGACGACGTCATCATCTACAACGGCTCGATCGCGTCGCTGCGCCGCTTCAAGGACGACGTGCCGGAGGTGCGCGCCGGGCTGGAATGCGGCATCACGATCGAGGGTTCGACGGACATCAAGCCCGGCGATATCGTCGAGACGTTCGAGGTCGAGGAGCGCGAGCGGACGCTCTAA
- the rpsO gene encoding 30S ribosomal protein S15, with product MTITAERKTDLIKEHGRAEGDTGSPEVQIAILTERIANLTEHFKGHAKDNHSRRGLLMMVNNRRSLLDYLKKKDASRYADLIAKLGLRK from the coding sequence ATGACGATCACTGCCGAGCGCAAGACCGACCTTATCAAGGAACATGGCCGCGCCGAGGGCGACACGGGTTCCCCCGAGGTGCAGATCGCGATCCTGACGGAGCGCATCGCCAACCTGACCGAGCATTTCAAGGGCCACGCGAAGGACAATCACTCCCGCCGCGGCCTGCTGATGATGGTGAACAACCGCCGCAGCCTGCTGGACTATCTGAAGAAGAAGGACGCCAGCCGCTACGCGGACCTCATCGCGAAGCTGGGGCTTCGCAAGTAA
- the rbfA gene encoding 30S ribosome-binding factor RbfA — MRRNETPEGQSIRVLRVGEQVRHALSDVLMRGDVHDETLSGTLVSITEVRMSPDLRHATAFVKALGAADEAVVIKALRTNTAYLQSEVARRVNTRYAAKLRFEPDESFDEGGRIDALLRDPKVARDLDHED; from the coding sequence ATGCGCCGCAACGAAACCCCCGAAGGCCAGTCGATCCGCGTGCTGCGCGTGGGCGAACAGGTGCGTCACGCCCTCTCCGACGTGCTGATGCGCGGCGACGTGCATGACGAGACGCTGTCGGGCACGCTCGTCTCGATCACGGAGGTGCGCATGTCGCCCGATCTGCGCCACGCCACCGCCTTCGTGAAGGCGCTGGGCGCGGCGGACGAGGCGGTGGTCATCAAGGCGCTGCGCACCAACACCGCCTATCTGCAGAGCGAAGTCGCGCGACGGGTGAACACGCGCTACGCGGCGAAGCTGCGCTTTGAGCCCGACGAGAGCTTCGACGAGGGCGGCCGCATCGATGCGCTGCTGCGCGATCCCAAGGTGGCGCGCGACCTAGATCATGAAGACTGA
- the pnp gene encoding polyribonucleotide nucleotidyltransferase, which translates to MFDIKKQEIQWGGQTLTLETGRVARQADGAVMATLGETVVLCAVTAARSVKDGQDFFPLTVHYQEKYSAAGRIPGGFFKRERGATEKETLTSRLIDRPIRPLFPEGFYNEINVIAQVLSYDGENEPDILAMVAASAALTLSGVPFMGPIGAARVGYVDGEYVLNPTLDQIKAGELDLVVAATHDAVMMVESEAKELSEEVMLGAVMFAHRESQRVIDAIIGLAEKAAKDPWELPALDDGGDLKKKVKKLIGDGLTKAYKNTGKADRVAAIAEAKKAMHEHFADADAETRLKAAKLGKKLEADIVRTAILKEGRRIDGRDTKTVRPIESMVHFLPRAHGSALFTRGETQAIVSTTLGTRDAEQMIDGLNGLNYEHFMLHYNFPPYSVGEVGRFGAPGRREVGHGKLAWRALHPVLPTKEEFPYTIRVLSDITESNGSSSMATVCGGSLALMDAGVPLKRPVSGIAMGLILEGKDFAVISDILGDEDHLGDMDFKVAGTSEGITSLQMDIKVTGITEEIMQVALAQAKEGRAHILGEMAKALDHTREEISSHAPRIETMQVPKEKIRDVIGTGGKVIREIVATTGAKVDIEDDGTVKISSADPEKIEAAKKWILGLTQEAEVGKVYDGKVVNLVDFGAFVNFMGGKDGLVHVSEIKNERVAKVSDVLSEGQPVKVKVLEIDPRGKVRLSMRVVDQETGAELEDTRPAREPREGGERSERGPRREGGDRGPRRDGDRGPRREGGDRGPRREGGDRGPRRERSESGNDDGPAPDFAPAFLTRNDD; encoded by the coding sequence ATGTTCGATATCAAGAAGCAGGAAATCCAGTGGGGCGGCCAGACGCTGACGCTGGAGACGGGCCGCGTCGCCCGCCAGGCCGATGGCGCCGTGATGGCGACGCTCGGCGAGACCGTGGTGCTCTGCGCCGTCACCGCCGCGCGCAGCGTGAAGGACGGGCAGGACTTCTTCCCGCTCACCGTCCACTATCAGGAGAAGTACAGCGCCGCCGGCCGCATCCCCGGCGGCTTCTTCAAGCGTGAGCGCGGCGCCACCGAGAAGGAGACGCTGACCAGCCGCCTGATCGACCGCCCGATCCGCCCGCTATTCCCGGAGGGCTTCTACAACGAGATCAACGTGATCGCGCAGGTTCTCAGCTATGATGGCGAGAACGAGCCCGACATTCTCGCGATGGTCGCCGCCTCCGCCGCGCTCACCCTGTCGGGCGTGCCGTTCATGGGGCCGATCGGCGCCGCCCGCGTCGGCTATGTCGACGGCGAATATGTGCTGAACCCCACGCTCGACCAGATCAAGGCGGGCGAGCTCGACCTCGTCGTCGCCGCCACCCACGATGCGGTGATGATGGTCGAGTCCGAGGCCAAGGAGCTCTCGGAAGAGGTGATGCTCGGCGCCGTGATGTTCGCCCATCGCGAGAGCCAGAGGGTGATCGACGCGATCATCGGCCTGGCCGAGAAGGCTGCCAAGGATCCGTGGGAGCTGCCCGCGCTCGACGACGGCGGCGACCTGAAGAAGAAGGTCAAGAAGCTGATCGGCGACGGCCTGACCAAGGCCTACAAGAATACCGGCAAGGCCGATCGCGTCGCCGCGATCGCCGAGGCGAAGAAGGCGATGCACGAGCATTTCGCCGACGCCGACGCCGAGACCCGGCTGAAGGCCGCAAAGCTCGGCAAGAAGCTGGAAGCCGATATCGTCCGCACGGCCATCCTGAAGGAAGGCCGCCGCATCGACGGCCGCGACACCAAGACGGTGCGTCCAATCGAGTCGATGGTCCACTTCCTGCCGCGCGCGCACGGATCGGCGCTGTTCACCCGCGGCGAGACGCAGGCGATCGTCAGCACCACGCTGGGCACGCGCGACGCGGAGCAGATGATCGACGGGCTGAACGGGCTCAACTACGAGCACTTCATGCTGCACTACAACTTCCCGCCCTACTCGGTCGGTGAAGTGGGTCGCTTCGGTGCGCCGGGCCGCCGCGAGGTGGGCCACGGCAAGCTCGCCTGGCGCGCGCTGCACCCGGTGCTGCCGACCAAGGAGGAGTTCCCGTACACCATCCGCGTCCTCTCCGACATCACCGAGAGCAACGGCTCCTCGTCGATGGCGACGGTGTGCGGCGGATCGCTGGCGCTGATGGACGCGGGCGTGCCGCTGAAGCGTCCGGTCTCCGGCATCGCGATGGGCCTGATCCTGGAGGGCAAGGACTTCGCCGTGATCTCCGACATCCTCGGCGACGAGGATCATCTCGGCGACATGGACTTCAAGGTGGCCGGCACCAGCGAGGGCATCACGTCCCTCCAGATGGACATCAAGGTGACGGGCATCACCGAGGAGATCATGCAGGTGGCGCTGGCCCAGGCCAAGGAAGGCCGCGCCCACATCCTGGGCGAGATGGCCAAGGCGCTCGACCACACCCGCGAGGAGATCTCCTCCCACGCGCCGCGCATCGAGACGATGCAGGTGCCCAAGGAGAAGATCCGCGACGTGATCGGCACCGGCGGCAAGGTGATCCGCGAGATCGTCGCCACCACCGGCGCCAAGGTGGACATCGAGGATGACGGCACCGTCAAGATCAGCTCCGCCGACCCCGAGAAGATCGAGGCCGCGAAGAAGTGGATCCTCGGCCTGACCCAGGAGGCTGAGGTCGGCAAGGTGTATGACGGCAAGGTCGTCAACCTCGTCGATTTCGGCGCGTTCGTGAACTTCATGGGCGGCAAGGACGGTCTGGTCCACGTCTCCGAGATCAAGAACGAGCGCGTCGCCAAGGTGTCGGACGTCCTCTCCGAGGGTCAGCCGGTGAAGGTGAAGGTGCTGGAGATCGATCCGCGCGGCAAGGTGCGCCTGTCGATGCGCGTCGTCGACCAGGAGACCGGCGCCGAGCTGGAGGATACGCGCCCCGCACGCGAGCCGCGCGAGGGCGGCGAGCGGTCAGAGCGTGGCCCGCGCCGCGAGGGCGGCGATCGTGGTCCGCGCCGCGACGGCGATCGCGGCCCGCGTCGGGAGGGCGGCGATCGTGGTCCCCGCCGCGAGGGTGGCGATCGCGGTCCGCGTCGGGAGCGCAGCGAGAGCGGCAACGATGACGGCCCCGCGCCCGATTTCGCGCCCGCCTTCCTGACCCGCAACGACGACTGA